Genomic DNA from Peribacillus simplex:
CGACACCAATGGTGTCAATCCACAGCTTCGGTGATACGTTTAGCCCCGGTACATTTTCGGCGCGGAGTCACTCGACCAGTGAGCTATTACGCACTCTTTAAATGGTGGCTGCTTCTAAGCCAACATCCTGGTTGTCTAAGCAACTCCACATCCTTTTCCACTTAACGTATACTTTGGGACCTTAGCTGGTGGTCTGGGCTGTTTCCCTTTCGACTACGGATCTTATCACTCGCAGTCTGACTCCCAAGAATAAGTATTTGGCATTCGGAGTTTGACTGAATTCGGTAACCCGTTGGGGGCCCCTAGTCCAATCAGTGCTCTACCTCCAATACTCTCATCTTGAGGCTAGCCCTAAAGCTATTTCGGAGAGAACCAGCTATCTCCAGGTTCGATTGGAATTTCTCCGCTACCCACACCTCATCCCCGCACTTTTCAACGTGCGTGGGTTCGGGCCTCCATTCAGTGTTACCTGAACTTCACCCTGGACATGGGTAGATCACCTGGTTTCGGGTCTACGACCTCATACTCATTCGCCCTATTCAGACTCGCTTTCGCTGCGGCTCCGTCTCATCAACTTAACCTCGCATGAAATCGTAACTCGCCGGTTCATTCTACAAAAGGCACGCCATTACCCATTAACGGGCTTTGACTACTTGTAGGCACACGGTTTCAGGATCTATTTCACTCCCCTTCCGGGGTGCTTTTCACCTTTCCCTCACGGTACTGGTTCACTATCGGTCACTAGGGAGTATTTAGCCTTGGGAGATGGTCCTCCCTGCTTCCGACGGGATTTCTCGTGTCCCGCCGTACTCAGGATCCACTCAGGAGGGAACGAAGTTTCAACTACAGGGTTTTTACCTTCTTCGACGGACCTTTCCAGATCGCTTCGTTTACCCCGTTCCTTTGTAACTCCATGTTGAGTGTCCTACAACCCCAAGAGGCAAGCCTCTTGGTTTGGGCTAATTCCGTTTCGCTCGCCGCTACTCAGGAAATCGCGTTTGCTTTCTCTTCCTCCGGGTACTTAGATGTTTCAGTTCCCCGGGTCTGCCTTCAGTACCCTATGTATTCAGGTAAAGATACTGTTCCATTACGAACAGTGGGTTTCCCCATTCGGAAATCTCCGGATCAAAGCTTACTTACAGCTCCCCGAAGCATATCGGTGTTAGTCCCGTCCTTCATCGGCTCCTAGTGCCAAGGCATCCACCGTGCGCCCTTTCTAACTTAACCGTTAAAAAAGATCTTACAGATGCTTTGAAAAAAATTAATTGCCTTCTATCTATTATCTAGTTTTCAAGGAACAAAGCAGAAAGAATTCCATCACATCGTGATGCTTGTCTTTCCTATTTGAATGAATTACTCATTCAAAACTGAACAAAACAAAAGCGCACTCGTAATTATCCTTAGAAAGGAGGTGATCCAGCCGCACCTTCCGATACGGCTACCTTGTTACGACTTCACCCCAATCATCTGTCCCACCTTAGGCGGCTGGCTCCATGAAGGTTACCTCACCGACTTCGGGTGTTACAAACTCTCGTGGTGTGACGGGCGGTGTGTACAAGGCCCGGGAACGTATTCACCGCGGCATGCTGATCCGCGATTACTAGCGATTCCGGCTTCATGCAGGCGAGTTGCAGCCTGCAATCCGAACTGAGAATGGCTTTATGGGATTCGCTTACCTTCGCAGGTTTGCAGCCCTTTGTACCATCCATTGTAGCACGTGTGTAGCCCAGGTCATAAGGGGCATGATGATTTGACGTCATCCCCACCTTCCTCCGGTTTGTCACCGGCAGTCACCTTAGAGTGCCCAACTGAATGCTGGCAACTAAGATCAAGGGTTGCGCTCGTTGCGGGACTTAACCCAACATCTCACGACACGAGCTGACGACAACCATGCACCACCTGTCACTCTGTCCCCCGAAGGGGAAAGCCCTATCTCTAGGGTTATCAGAGGATGTCAAGACCTGGTAAGGTTCTTCGCGTTGCTTCGAATTAAACCACATGCTCCACCGCTTGTGCGGGCCCCCGTCAATTCCTTTGAGTTTCAGCCTTGCGGCCGTACTCCCCAGGCGGAGTGCTTAATGCGTTAGCTGCAGCACTAAAGGGCGGAAACCCTCTAACACTTAGCACTCATCGTTTACGGCGTGGACTACCAGGGTATCTAATCCTGTTTGCTCCCCACGCTTTCGCGCCTCAGTGTCAGTTACAGACCAGAAAGTCGCCTTCGCCACTGGTGTTCCTCCAAATCTCTACGCATTTCACCGCTACACTTGGAATTCCACTTTCCTCTTCTGCACTCAAGTTCCCCAGTTTCCAATGACCCTCCACGGTTGAGCCGTGGGCTTTCACATCAGACTTAAGGAACCACCTGCGCGCGCTTTACGCCCAATAATTCCGGACAACGCTTGCCACCTACGTATTACCGCGGCTGCTGGCACGTAGTTAGCCGTGGCTTTCTGGTTAGGTACCGTCAAGGTACCAGCAGTTACTCTGGTACTTGTTCTTCCCTAACAACAGAACTTTACGACCCGAAGGCCTTCTTCGTTCACGCGGCGTTGCTCCGTCAGACTTTCGTCCATTGCGGAAGATTCCCTACTGCTGCCTCCCGTAGGAGTCTGGGCCGTGTCTCAGTCCCAGTGTGGCCGATCACCCTCTCAGGTCGGCTACGCATCGTCGCCTTGGTGAGCCATTACCTCACCAACTAGCTAATGCGCCGCGGGCCCATCTATAAGTGACAGCGTAAACCGTCTTTCCATCTTCTCTCATGCGAGAAAAGAACGTATCCGGTATTAGCTCCGGTTTCCCGAAGTTATCCCAGTCTTATAGGCAGGTTGCCCACGTGTTACTCACCCGTCCGCCGCTAATCTCAGGGAGCAAGCTCCCATCGATTCGCTCGACTTGCATGTATTAGGCACGCCGCCAGCGTTCGTCCTGAGCCAGGATCAAACTCTCCGAAGAAATGTTTGACTTGCTCATTTGCTTTTTTTGATAGTGTGTGCTCACTTAAAATTTAACGTTGGCGCTTTGTTTTGTTCAGTTTTCAAAGAGCAATCTGTTGTCGTTTCTCTCAGAAGCGACCTCTATAATGTAACACATTCTGTCACGTTTCGTCAACAACTTTTTTAAAATGTTTTTTTCATCTTGTTAGTTGTTTAAGTTGTTGTCTTAGCGACAAGAAATAATATACCATGTACTAAAAATGTTTGCAATACGTTTTTTAAAACTTTTTCAAAAAAACATTTTCACCTATTCCCTTCTATATATTCTTTACATCATCACCACACCCATTCCCTGTTTCCGGGCCAAGCCCATGTATTATGAATAAACGAAGCATATTTCCAAAGAAACACAAATAACCATATATAGATATCTTTTTTCCATGAGGTGAAGCAATGAATCTCGCATTAATCGGATTACTCATTTCTTACAGTATGGCCCTTTACTTATTCAGTACCGCTTTTTATGAAGCCATCAAGTTCAGCAGAGAAAAAGGCAAGGTGAATGGTACGACGTTTTTATTCAGCTTTACTTTTGCTTTGATCTTCACACGGATCACCTACTTGTTTCACCCCTATTAAATAAAAGCAGTAAGTCGGGAGACTTACTGCTTTTATACGGAAATGTGCGCTTCTTTATTTACCTTGCTTTTCTTTTCATCCTTTAAGAACATCATCAAACCACCCAATATGATGGTACCTCCAAGGACCTGCGTCCAGAGTATCGGTTCATCCAATATGAAGTAAGCCAGAATTGTCGCTCCCGCCGGTTCTAGTAAGATCCCCATCGAAATCGTAGAAGTGCTTAACCACTTCAGTGACCAATTGAATAAAGAATGCCCTAATAAAGTCGGGAAAATGGCAAGCAAAACGAAATAGATCCAATCGGAAGCAGGATAAGGCGCCAATGCCTCTCCTTTGAAGATCACATAGAAAAACAATGCGACAGCGCTGATTGCATACACGACAAAAGTATATGTTATAGAAGAGATGCGTTTTCGAACATTTTGACCAAACAGTAAATAACCGGTTACCAGCGCACATGCGATAAGCGAAAGAATATCTCCCCAAAGCGCCATACCGCTGATTCTAAAATCACCCCAGCTAATGACAAGGCTGCCTGCTATTGCAATGACGCCGCTCAATATCGCCTTCATTGAAAATCTTTCTTTAAAAAACAGGTAGGCCCCGGCAAAAGCGAATAAAGGCTGGAGGGTGACAAGCACAGTTGAACTCGCGACCGATGTGTAATTAAGCGATTCAAACCATAAAATAAAATGAAAAGCCAAAAACACTCCTGCCACAATCGAATACAGCCAATCCTTTTTATTAATGAACTTAAGTTCATGACGGTATTTCACCAAGAAAACCGGCAACATAAGAAGGACAGTAAATAATAAACGGTAAAAGGCGATAACACCCGATGGAGCGGTCGCCAATTTAACAAGGATGGCCGAAAACGATACGGATGCCACACCGATCGCTAACGCTACATAAGGATTCACTTTTGGCATTTGACTTAAATTCCTCCTTTCAACGGAATTACGTTTCATTGAACTCTATTCTACTATGTTAAAATTATTAGGGTAGCTTTTTTTAGAAAACGGGTATATGGCAATAGACGATCTTATTATTCGATAATAATTCGGAAGTGGTGAAACAAAATGGAATGGACATTCGACCCTCAATCGGAATTGCAAATCCTTATCAAATTGGGGATTTCGGCTCTCCTTGGACTAATTATCGGACTAGAGCGAGAAATGAAACGAAAACCCGTTGGATTAAAAACAAGCCTGGTCATTTCAATCGTCAGCTGTTTATTAACGATCGTTTCCATGGAATCCGCTTATAAGTTCCCGGGGAGCGACGACGTAAATATCACAATGGACCCCTTGCGTCTAGCGGCTCAGATTGTTTCCGGCGTCGGCTTTATCGGCGCAGGCGTCATTCTCCGGAGGGACAACAACAGCATATCCGGTTTAACGACAGCCGCCATCATCTGGGGAGCGGCGGGAATCGGAATCGCCGTTGGAGCAGGATTTTTTCTCGAAGCAATAGCTGGTGTCATCCTATTGATCATAAGTGTCGAATTGGTGCCCGCAATCGTCACCTGGCTCGGACCGATGAAGTTAAGGCAAAAAGAAATCTATCTGCAGCTGGTAGTACAGAATAAAGATGACATTGCCATCGTACTGAAAAAAATCAAAGACGAAAAAATATTCATCAAAAACCTTAGAATCAAAGATGTAGCAAATGACAACCACCTTTTGACGCTTAAAGTTCTGGTCGATCATAAAATCAGAACATCGGAAGTGTATTACACCGTCTCCAATCTTAAGGAGATTAAAAGGGTAGAGATCGAAAATACATGATAATAAAACCATTTGACTGCCCTCGAACAGTTCACTAGAAAAAAGGGGTTCGGAATTAAACAATCCGAGCCTCTTTGAATTTCCCTCAACATTAAGAGATCAAGCCTCTACAAGCCCACTATGCTAGATCACTTTTGACCCTTGGCAAAGTCCAATTGGGCATCCTCTAATACTAATGGCTAAGTCTTGCCTGCACAAAGCAATCGAAACTTCCGCAACAATGAAAAAGGTCTAGTGTTACGAGACTTCACTGTGGCCTGATCCATTACTTATTATTTAAGGGGTCCACTACATACATATTTTTTTAAATTTGCAAAATAATCAAACCGATATCCTTCTCTATACGTTTATATAGTGAAAGGATGAACTCCGGCTTGATTAAATTTTTCAAAGGAAGGTGGGCAGGACAACCAGCAAGAAATTGACAGGGATTTAAACATTATCAAGAAAATAATTCCCCGAGGTGAGTCATGTTTAAAAAAATGAAGTTAAAAAGTATATGGATTATCCCCTTACTATTTGTGTTTTTTATACCAAATGTAATTGGAGCTACTTCTACTAAAGGTAAAAGCCCGGTGTTAGGGACAGGCTTTGACACCCACATCACCAACAATTCCCTTGCAGTAAGTCCGGATGAGCAAATAGCGATTGTCTCGGATAGCCGTGAACAATCCATCCTGGTCTATGATCTCACCAAAGGTAAGTTGCGCAAAAAGATTGATGGTTTCGTTTCCCCAAGAAACATCGTGTTCATTGATGGCGGTTCAGAGTTTGTCGTCTCAGACAGTACACTCGGCACACTTCGCTTTTACAGCATTAAAAATTTCACCTTAAAAAATGAAGTTGTCGTTGGTCCAGGGGCATTCGGGACTGCTGTCAGTCCCGATGGAAAGACATTGTATGTGAATAATCAAGCACATAATTCCGTCACGGTCGTCGATCTGGAAAAACGAAAACCGATTGACGTCATTACAGGTTTCGCCCAACCAAGGCAAGGCATCAAAGTCTCTTCAGACGGAAAATATATCTTTGTCACGAACTTTCAAGGAGATAAAGTGTCCATCGTTGATGCCACCACTAAAAAAATCATTCGTGAAATATCAGGGTTCTCCAGTATACGCGGAATCTCGATTACCGCTGATGGAGGAACATTATATGCCGCAAACAGCGGACGCAACAGCATTTCCGCAGTCGATACGTTAGACGGTAATATAAAGGGTGAAATCAAAGTGGGACGTGAGCCATATGGCGCGGCTCTATCACCTGATGACAAACTCCTCTTTGCAAGCAACAAAGCTGATAATACGATTGACGTGATCAATGTCGCTGATCACCGTGTAGTTAAAACAATTGGGGGTTTCAAAGAACCAAGGCAAGCAATCGTCTTTAGCCATGATGGGGACCAGGCTTATGTACTGAATCGGGATCTCTCCATTGCACGTGTTGATGTTAAAACATACACCATCACGGATATGATTCAGGATAAGCCAAAAAAATATAAGCTTAAAATACTAGAATCTGACGAAGCGGGCAAATATTTAGCAGATCAAGACGGAATGACACTTTATCATTTCACAAAAGATGATTCTAGTGTCAGTAATTGCAAAGGCCCATGTCTTGAAATTTGGCCGCCATTCCATGCAGATAACATCATCTCTCATAATGGATTCGACAAAAATGACTTTAAAACAATCATAAGAGATGACGGACAAAAACAAACCACATATAAAGGGCATCCACTCTATTACTATGTGAAAGATAAACAGGCAGGTGATATAAATGGGCACGGCGTCAATAATGTCTGGTATGTATTGAATAAAAAGATTTTTGAGGAATAAGCGCAATAACAAGGAATCAGGAACGCTAATAAGCGGCACATAGAAATCTAATGTTGAAAAAGCCAATGAAAGGACCATCCCTCCTTCTTAATGATTACATTTTGCGGCTAGTCTCAATCGTATAAACAAAAAAACTGTAGGTTAACTCGATTCATCGAGTCTATAGTCTGATCCGTTTGACTGCCCTCAAACGGTTTTTTTATCATTTTTGCAAAAATCTCATATTTTATATTGACTTTTCACCAAAATCCGATAAAATAATTATTGTACCTAATACGGGGCATTAGCTCAGCTGGGAGAGCGCTACGCTGGCAGCGTAGAGGTCAGCGGTTCGATCCCGCTATGCTCCATACCAAAAACCCTTGCATAGCAAGGGTTTTTTTCTTTGGCCTAAAAGAAATAAACGAGCGGATCAAGCCACTTCTTCTTGCATGTTCGGAAGTATATCTCCTTTTATTAACAAAATGCACCTACCTCCTATACGGAAGCAGGCGCATTCAAATTCATTAAAAAAAAGCTTTGAAATAGCTTGGAGCTTACAATCCTTCAGGAGAATCTATGAAAAAAGATGCGATAAGCTGTCCTAGTCTTCGAATTCCCTCATCTATTTCTTTCTCATTGGCATAACTGAACGAAAGCCGGAGAAACTCGGTTCCATCGTTTTGATCCAAGAAAAAGTATTTCCCTGGAACATATGAAACACCCTCAGCCAGTGCCTGTGATAATAGATGCGACGTATCAACACCCGGAACTCTCATCCAGACAAAGTAACCACCATCTGGTACATACCAGGAAACGGATTCTGGAAGAAATTGTTTCATCGCACGGATTA
This window encodes:
- a CDS encoding DMT family transporter, translated to MPKVNPYVALAIGVASVSFSAILVKLATAPSGVIAFYRLLFTVLLMLPVFLVKYRHELKFINKKDWLYSIVAGVFLAFHFILWFESLNYTSVASSTVLVTLQPLFAFAGAYLFFKERFSMKAILSGVIAIAGSLVISWGDFRISGMALWGDILSLIACALVTGYLLFGQNVRKRISSITYTFVVYAISAVALFFYVIFKGEALAPYPASDWIYFVLLAIFPTLLGHSLFNWSLKWLSTSTISMGILLEPAGATILAYFILDEPILWTQVLGGTIILGGLMMFLKDEKKSKVNKEAHISV
- a CDS encoding MgtC/SapB family protein, which produces MEWTFDPQSELQILIKLGISALLGLIIGLEREMKRKPVGLKTSLVISIVSCLLTIVSMESAYKFPGSDDVNITMDPLRLAAQIVSGVGFIGAGVILRRDNNSISGLTTAAIIWGAAGIGIAVGAGFFLEAIAGVILLIISVELVPAIVTWLGPMKLRQKEIYLQLVVQNKDDIAIVLKKIKDEKIFIKNLRIKDVANDNHLLTLKVLVDHKIRTSEVYYTVSNLKEIKRVEIENT
- a CDS encoding beta-propeller fold lactonase family protein, with product MFKKMKLKSIWIIPLLFVFFIPNVIGATSTKGKSPVLGTGFDTHITNNSLAVSPDEQIAIVSDSREQSILVYDLTKGKLRKKIDGFVSPRNIVFIDGGSEFVVSDSTLGTLRFYSIKNFTLKNEVVVGPGAFGTAVSPDGKTLYVNNQAHNSVTVVDLEKRKPIDVITGFAQPRQGIKVSSDGKYIFVTNFQGDKVSIVDATTKKIIREISGFSSIRGISITADGGTLYAANSGRNSISAVDTLDGNIKGEIKVGREPYGAALSPDDKLLFASNKADNTIDVINVADHRVVKTIGGFKEPRQAIVFSHDGDQAYVLNRDLSIARVDVKTYTITDMIQDKPKKYKLKILESDEAGKYLADQDGMTLYHFTKDDSSVSNCKGPCLEIWPPFHADNIISHNGFDKNDFKTIIRDDGQKQTTYKGHPLYYYVKDKQAGDINGHGVNNVWYVLNKKIFEE